The genomic interval AACGGAAAtgggaaatggaaaatggggTAAGTAGCTCGGCTGTGAAAGTATGCCGTGAAGGTATGGGAACACGAGCAGCTCGCTGCTCAGATTTTCCGGTTCACATAATTGCATTAGATGGAACTGAAAATAGAATATCGCACATATAGggacatacgtatgtatgtacgtaaatatatatgtacatatataaataagaacGGCAAAAATCAATGCATGATGGTAATCAAATATTGCGGTTCCATTCGTAAAATAAGAAGCTAAAAGCCTTGACGCtgataagcacacacacacgcacacacacacacagacacgcatgTGTGGTAAGGACAGTCTGAGGACATTTTGTATAGGATTTTGGCATTGCTTTGACATATTAAATAATgccacaacaattacaactgTGCAGCATGTGACAAACGTCGCCGCTGACATCGAGCATCTCCGCAGGACGCACATCTAGAGATGGGCAGGGATGGCAGCAGGCACTACGACCGACCCACTGCCAGGGGCGGGGGCAAGCCGTAGAGATTTCGGCAGTATATATGCGAAAATCTCATGCTGCGCTGCCCACATGTCAACCCACCACCCGCAAcgcagcattttgtttttttgcgaaaaatatatttgcgcCGGTTGccagaaatattttttaaaatttgttgtgcATATTTGAAagcaaaattgaattgaaatcgAATTGATATGAAGCCACAATCGAATCGTGAACAGAACCCtgttaaaactaataaattttgataaatataaaaataaatttaatcaactgaaatgcaaaattaagATAACAATTCGacaaatttgtataaacaGATTCACGAACCAAAACTTAAAAGACAAATCGGTTCATTGAATGGAATTaccaacatttttttattgcaaataaGTTCATTTGACAAACATTACGAGCACACCTCGCGCACTTACCTTTGGCAAATTTTCACTCTGTTGCGggcaaattatatttttcagcTTACTTTTAGTCGGTTtcttgtaattttttttatttattattattattattattatttttttgaagTTTTATTGACAATGGCTTTGGTTGGAGTAGAAATGTCTGCTTTTGGGTTCCTTTTgagcttttagtttttttattcGCTTTTGTACTTTTATCAGTAAGCTTGGGAGTCtgatttttttgtgttcaaggATTTATTTCGCAATGGCTTTCTGCTCCCATAAAGTACATTGGACTCAAATTTGTCGTGTTATTTACAGTGCATTActaaatttgtaataaataaaaataataaaaagctacttaaactatttttaaaatcGCGGAAGGTAATTTAAATTACTTTAGTATATCGTCAGACAGAATTATGTGGATTGATAAAGTTAATGGCAACATTTAGCTAGTAGATACATTTAGCTTCCGATTGTTATAAAACTTTCAAcacttaaattgaaaattgagcctttgattattttaagctttaatttattatcCCCCATATAAGTCGATAGCTTCAGATCCCTATCATGAGAGTTCTTAATTTAAATCCCCAAAAATAGGTTGCAGGAATCGCCTTTGGCAGCTTTTAGGTGCCGCACAAAAGTAggtaatacatttttaacCACAATTAGTTACAGTTCATAAATGACATCAACCTTGAACAAACAGTTTTTACAAATCTtacaaaacataaacatagttttatatattacaaatatataagcaaacaaattaattgcgTTTTCTAAATATCTGACTACAATATTAGcctaaaaagtaaaatatatattcccgATGCAAGAGCCTACATAGTAAATGGTGATGCGTCTTATATTAGCCGGCAAATGCTTATTGGAAGTTCAAACATATAGATTTCGCAGATTTTTCGATAACATGAAAAAAGCTTGATTTGTCATATTGAAAGGTTGTTTCTAGATAGGCGAACAGATTCAAAGAGAGAAGGACTCCTCAGACGAACAAggtttaaatatttgactcccttctctctttctccttcTGCTTCTTATTCACAGTTGAACAGACTACGCCAAATGCATCAATTAAGTATGTATTTCAAACTATAATAAGGAATTTAATGGTTGCTCGACCTTAGCAAATACAATTTGCTGTATAATACTTACATCGGATACCACATCCATCGGGTTAGTTGTAAATTGAACATTGTCGAGAATGCTTAAGTACCGTGCATTATTCTTGCTGCTGGCCATATTCTCTGTGCTGGCTAAAGCACGGCGTAGGAGTGTGGTATTTAAAAGGAGCGACCAGAGAGTTGTGGGTGGAACTACACTTACGGACACTATAATGTTTTCTGCAGTATCGATACAGGTTAATAATATCCATATTTGTGGTGGTACCATACTGAACCTTCGTTGGATCATAACGATTGCGGAGTGTGTAAGGGACAGGGATTTTGAAATGGTGATGGGCATACAGAATCAGAAGGATGACAAGAATGCATTCAGGCATAAGCCACTTGAAGTGGTTTTTCACTGTAACTACGACCGTTTACAAGCTACCAACGGCATTGCGCTAGTGAGAACTACTAACAGGATTGGGCACAGCTGGAATATTCAACACAGTAATCTGGCGGTGGAGGTGCCGCCAGAGGGTGCTAAAATTCGTTTCACCGGCTGGGGTGGCGAATCCAAAAATGAGACATTTTCAAGCAAACTAAAAATCCTAAATGCCAAATCCGTTTCCCATACGAACTGTCAAGGTCGCATAGATCCACACAATGTTTGTGCACATTTTCCAATGAACATGGGCCCTTGCAATGCGGACATCGGCGGTGGTTTATTTCACTTAGATGATCTGGTAGCCGTGGCCGGCCGTGAATTATCGTGTGGTGAAAATAGAAGCGATCAATTCGCCTCAATTCCATATTATTATGACTTTATACGCACTACTATAAGCACTTGTGATAAATTTTAAGGCgcaaaaattaatacaaatctagcgaaaatataattaacaagcttcaaataaaaaaccacAAATCGTTAATAACATtaagatatattaaaatataaaaataatatttgaaaatattattcaaaaaCTTGTTAAGTCTTTTAACATAAACCGAACCACTGATCATATTtgctgtttgtcctgactgactgactgaccgactgaTTGATAAGATCTAGGAAGCTGTAACTTGTACTTTAGTTACcttttgggaaattccacccgcaagtatggaaaaagCTGGAACAacttttgtatgaaactttttagTTAACCATCCGATTGGTCTCAAACTTAATTTCGAAAATCTTtgttaaaattcatttgaggtgtgtttcacacttttccatAATTGGTAGAGACGGGAGTGAATGATTTGGTGGATGACctttcgcgctcaaattcattttcaagaatctatatgaaaaatcatttgagacgtgtttcacatttttcgcagaATTAAAGCATCTTCGGTAAAAAGTGCGATTCTAAGATTTCGTGAAGCCGAATTGCTtcgaacttattttcagagctcaaCATAAGATCTTAataaatacgtgtttcagcgatttcggaaattccacccacaaCAGTGGACAAGGCAGGGTtagaaataaatgaaaatatatttaatgttttttgttgttaactttCAAATTCCCAAATAGCTCGCCCGCTTATATAGAGTATATCGAATTTGTGCCTTATTTTCCTACTCGAAGTACATTAAAACATTGATTGGTGctcctttaaaaaaaaaaaactcaatagTTTGCGAGTCAATTTCGGttttaacaaatcaaaaaacgCCTTCGATCGATAAGATAATCATTGGTAAGAGCCACTCAAATCAAGCTCATGTGTTGGCTATAAAAACGAAGTCCGTTCACTAATTCGGTAAATATATTTGGCAAGTGCTCAAAGcaagttattaaaaaatgcaGCCGAACACTTTAATCTGCCTAAGCCTTTTGCTGTTGGCTTCTTTACTAAACGGCGTCCAGGGCGACGATAAGATGCCCGCCACAGAAGTCAAACGCTGTACGTTCTTAACTTTTGATACAATCCAAAGGCAGCACCTAACTAAATATGGTGAATCTCTATTTTGTTTCTAGGCTCGGGCAACAAGCCTTTTCCGTTGGAGGTGCGAGTTAGTGGCTGTGTGGTGCCACCATGTGATGTCATCAAAGGGACTGTTCAGACGTTTGAGATTGATTTTGCTGTAGACAAGTATATTACTAGTGCTACGACTCTGGTAAGGGCCACTACGCTGGGTATTATAACGGTGCCCTATGAGCTGCCTGAGGATGTGGCCGCAGTCTGTCCGAATCTAATGTATGGCGCCTACTGTCCACTATATCCCACGGAAGATGTTACCTATAAATTTGAGTTCCCAATTGGTGAATATCCCGAAATTGGTGTCAAAATTGAGATCTATCTGGTGGATCAGGATCGCGATATAGCCACCTGTTTTGTGTGTGATATCAAGGTGAAGAAGGGCTCCGCAGGCTCTCAGGTCTACGAACTGAACTACCTTAACTAAGAAACGACACTATGTTCAACTCATTTATATATCGGCATATTATACTGTGATACatacacgttttttttttttcaataatttacaaaaataaaataccaatgctttaaaaatgtaaaccAATGCACTTTCTCTCAACACTTGATTATCATAAGCAAGAAAAACTTTTCCGCCATAAGAAAAAGTCTTCACATGAATTTACCTCTATATTTACAACACCCCATCATATGCCCATAAAAGTAATCACTGACGATCTAATTTACGCCTGCCTAAGTGCAATCGATCATAAAGGTTCGACGCACCCTACAGTAACTAGTGTCAAGTTAATTGAGACGCTAAGCCAAACGTAATACCCCATATTGATAAGGCCTAAGTACTCATATATGGGCCTAGCACACCTGTTCGCGCATGCAACTAACTGTTTCCCACCCGCTGGAAAAGCAACGCGAAGGACGCAGATAAATGTACCGGAGCTATCAATACCCAAAACAATGATTGACTGAAGACCTTATCAAGTTGCATTTCAAGAGTAAGAATCACCGTGCACtgtacaaaaatttaataacacCACAGACAGAATgaaaacaacatatttttatttgttttcgatctttgaagaaaatttcataaaaattatttagctgtcgaatttaaatgaaatatacatatgatacTTTTTTGACATTTACATT from Drosophila virilis strain 15010-1051.87 chromosome 2, Dvir_AGI_RSII-ME, whole genome shotgun sequence carries:
- the Npc2d gene encoding uncharacterized protein Npc2d; its protein translation is MQPNTLICLSLLLLASLLNGVQGDDKMPATEVKRCSGNKPFPLEVRVSGCVVPPCDVIKGTVQTFEIDFAVDKYITSATTLVRATTLGIITVPYELPEDVAAVCPNLMYGAYCPLYPTEDVTYKFEFPIGEYPEIGVKIEIYLVDQDRDIATCFVCDIKVKKGSAGSQVYELNYLN